A window from Bacteroidota bacterium encodes these proteins:
- the pbpC gene encoding penicillin-binding protein 1C, with amino-acid sequence MKLRIKITRQSVKRFFKRLGIAILSLIVLFFLLNWIFPLPDKVEYSTMITDNKGELINAYLTKDQKWRMKTELDEISPLLQKTIIAKEDKYFYSHPGVNPVAVGRAFFKNIFRMKRTSGASTITMQVARALEPGKRNIWSKTREMFRAFQLELKYSKKEILQLYLNLVPYGGNIEGVKSASLLYFNKNPDHLSLAEITALSIIPNRPSSLVMGKNNDLIIEERNRWLKKFAADKVFTEKEIEDALAEPLTATRNTVPHYAQHLSYKLKKQGGHFIKTHIDLNTQLKTEKLVEDYTRSLKLRNIKNAAVIIIDNKTHNVISYVGSSSFTDTTDGGQVNGANAIRQPGSTLKPLLYAMCFDEGLLTPKMMITDVPVNYLGYAPENYDQKFNGYVTVEYALEHSLNIPAVKSLQQLGHDRLIQKLAACDFKQIKRDQQKLGLSMILGGCGATLEEMTGLFSSFASNGTYISPSYSMNDTLHKKINIVSDAAAYMIDEILSKVNRPDFPLSWSATEKMPKIAWKTGTSYGRRDAWSIGFNKNYTVGVWCGNFSGVGVADLSGAEIATPLLFKIFNTIDYDSDEEWFTLPKDCEQRMVCSETGLVPGSNCKNMILDEFIPLISSTKQCSNRQEVLLSADEKTSYCKSCVPETGYKKKLMKITEPEMQAYFSENGMSYEKIPPHNENCEVIFKGNAPNITFPVNGSEYLISKKIPEPLLLTCKAAADVSKVYWYIDDKFFKAAHPGEKQFFVPTEGPVKISCTDDKGRNRNIKITVKFVNL; translated from the coding sequence ACCATGATCACCGATAATAAAGGCGAACTCATAAATGCTTACCTGACCAAAGACCAGAAATGGAGAATGAAAACCGAGCTGGATGAAATTTCGCCACTGTTGCAGAAAACGATCATTGCCAAAGAAGACAAATACTTCTACTCTCATCCCGGTGTAAACCCGGTTGCTGTTGGCCGGGCATTCTTTAAAAATATTTTCAGGATGAAACGTACCAGCGGCGCCAGCACCATTACTATGCAGGTGGCAAGGGCGTTGGAGCCGGGTAAAAGAAATATCTGGAGCAAGACCCGGGAAATGTTCAGAGCCTTTCAACTGGAACTGAAGTATAGTAAAAAAGAGATCCTGCAACTCTACTTAAACCTTGTTCCTTATGGTGGAAATATTGAAGGGGTAAAATCTGCTTCGTTACTTTATTTTAATAAGAATCCTGATCATCTTTCGCTGGCAGAAATAACAGCATTAAGCATTATTCCAAACCGGCCTTCATCGCTGGTGATGGGAAAGAATAATGACCTGATCATAGAAGAAAGAAACCGTTGGTTGAAAAAATTTGCTGCTGATAAAGTATTTACGGAGAAAGAAATTGAAGATGCGCTGGCCGAACCGTTAACAGCTACAAGGAATACAGTGCCACATTATGCTCAGCATTTATCTTATAAACTGAAAAAGCAAGGTGGCCATTTTATTAAAACACATATTGATCTTAATACCCAATTGAAAACTGAAAAGCTGGTAGAAGATTACACCCGTTCACTAAAATTGCGCAATATTAAAAATGCTGCTGTAATAATTATTGATAACAAAACGCATAATGTGATCAGCTATGTGGGTTCATCATCATTTACTGATACAACAGATGGTGGACAGGTAAATGGCGCCAACGCTATCCGCCAACCGGGAAGCACATTAAAACCTTTATTGTATGCAATGTGTTTTGATGAAGGCCTGCTTACACCCAAAATGATGATAACAGACGTACCGGTAAACTACCTGGGTTATGCACCGGAAAACTATGATCAGAAATTCAACGGCTATGTAACTGTTGAGTATGCTCTGGAACATTCATTAAATATTCCTGCAGTAAAAAGTTTACAGCAACTTGGTCATGACAGGCTGATACAAAAATTGGCAGCTTGTGATTTTAAACAAATAAAAAGGGATCAGCAGAAGCTGGGTTTATCAATGATACTGGGTGGCTGCGGCGCAACACTTGAAGAAATGACAGGTTTGTTTTCTTCTTTTGCAAGCAACGGAACATATATCTCTCCTTCTTACTCAATGAATGATACGCTACATAAAAAAATAAATATTGTAAGTGATGCCGCAGCCTATATGATCGATGAAATTCTTTCGAAAGTAAACAGGCCGGATTTTCCATTGAGCTGGAGTGCAACAGAGAAAATGCCGAAGATCGCTTGGAAAACCGGAACAAGTTATGGTCGTCGTGATGCGTGGAGTATCGGCTTTAATAAAAATTATACGGTCGGCGTCTGGTGTGGAAACTTCAGCGGTGTAGGTGTAGCTGATCTAAGTGGCGCTGAAATAGCAACACCCTTGCTTTTCAAAATTTTTAATACAATAGATTATGACAGTGATGAAGAATGGTTTACACTGCCGAAAGATTGCGAACAAAGAATGGTTTGCAGTGAAACTGGTTTAGTGCCTGGTTCTAATTGTAAGAATATGATACTTGATGAATTCATTCCGCTTATCTCTTCTACAAAACAGTGCAGCAACAGGCAGGAAGTATTATTAAGCGCCGATGAAAAAACTTCCTATTGCAAAAGCTGTGTACCTGAGACAGGATACAAAAAGAAACTGATGAAGATCACTGAGCCGGAGATGCAGGCTTATTTTTCGGAGAACGGAATGAGTTATGAAAAAATTCCGCCGCATAACGAAAACTGTGAAGTGATATTTAAAGGCAATGCGCCTAATATTACTTTCCCTGTCAATGGTTCAGAATATCTGATCAGCAAAAAGATACCTGAACCTTTACTGCTTACCTGCAAAGCAGCAGCCGATGTAAGCAAAGTGTACTGGTATATCGATGATAAATTTTTTAAAGCAGCTCATCCGGGAGAAAAACAATTCTTTGTCCCCACTGAAGGGCCTGTGAAAATTTCCTGTACGGATGATAAAGGAAGAAATAGGAACATCAAGATCACGGTGAAGTTTGTGAATCTATAG
- a CDS encoding DUF2807 domain-containing protein codes for MRNILATIAVLTFTLSSCHSWFGEHIDGNGNITKENRSVSGFNGIDVSGGIDVIVRQDSTESVKVEIDANLQEYIITKVENGVLEIHQVNNTNLNASSGIKVYVSGKNFKSFEASGACDIIGENKIENTSEISFHATGASKIELDLKAPKISGDLTGASDLRLAGETKDLYINASGASNARCFELMTENADVDLSGASTADVFASVSVKGEATGASNVTYKGSASSVVVSTSGAGSVNKTN; via the coding sequence ATGAGAAATATTTTAGCAACAATTGCAGTTTTAACTTTTACCTTATCATCCTGCCATAGCTGGTTTGGCGAACATATCGATGGCAATGGCAACATAACAAAAGAGAATCGATCGGTTTCCGGCTTCAACGGTATTGATGTAAGCGGCGGCATTGATGTAATCGTAAGACAGGATTCAACTGAATCTGTAAAAGTGGAGATAGATGCGAACTTGCAGGAGTACATTATAACAAAAGTGGAAAACGGCGTGCTGGAAATTCACCAGGTTAATAATACCAACCTCAATGCTTCCAGCGGAATTAAAGTATATGTAAGCGGAAAAAATTTCAAAAGCTTTGAAGCAAGCGGGGCCTGCGATATTATTGGCGAAAATAAAATTGAAAATACAAGTGAGATCAGTTTTCATGCTACCGGCGCAAGTAAAATTGAGTTGGATCTGAAAGCTCCAAAAATATCCGGCGATCTTACCGGGGCATCTGATCTGAGATTGGCAGGGGAAACAAAAGATCTTTACATTAATGCAAGCGGCGCATCAAATGCAAGATGTTTTGAGCTAATGACTGAAAATGCAGATGTAGATCTTAGCGGTGCCAGTACTGCTGATGTATTTGCAAGTGTAAGTGTAAAAGGAGAAGCAACAGGGGCATCGAATGTTACCTATAAAGGCAGTGCCTCCTCAGTGGTAGTAAGTACTTCCGGTGCCGGTTCGGTGAATAAGACGAATTAA
- a CDS encoding PorT family protein: MADHDYKPYYFGITLAGNSAKFHTEKHPKFLEDDSVYVADPINSPGFGLGLAATARLSNRFQLRFNPQLIFTERSIYYKLKYPDINDGTEVTKKVESVIMSFPVHIKFQSDRIGNFRVYMFGGVKADIDMASNARAKRAEDLVKIKSKDYGIEAGIGFNFFMQSFIFSPEIKISNGLGNIHSRDPALKYSSVFDRIQSRMIMFTIHLEG, from the coding sequence ATGGCAGATCATGATTACAAGCCTTATTATTTTGGCATCACTCTCGCAGGTAACTCAGCAAAATTTCATACAGAAAAACATCCAAAGTTTTTAGAGGATGATAGTGTGTATGTAGCTGACCCTATCAATAGTCCGGGTTTTGGTTTGGGGCTTGCGGCTACTGCAAGATTGAGCAACCGTTTTCAACTACGCTTCAATCCCCAGCTTATTTTTACTGAACGCAGCATTTATTACAAATTAAAATACCCGGATATTAATGACGGAACTGAAGTAACAAAAAAAGTTGAATCCGTAATTATGTCTTTCCCGGTTCATATAAAATTTCAAAGTGATCGCATTGGCAATTTTCGTGTATACATGTTTGGAGGTGTAAAAGCGGATATTGATATGGCGAGTAATGCAAGAGCCAAACGTGCCGAAGACCTGGTAAAGATCAAGAGTAAAGATTACGGTATTGAAGCTGGAATAGGCTTCAATTTTTTTATGCAGAGTTTTATTTTTTCTCCTGAAATAAAGATCAGCAATGGTCTCGGCAATATTCACAGCCGCGATCCTGCTTTAAAATATTCCTCAGTCTTTGATCGCATACAATCAAGGATGATCATGTTTACAATTCATCTGGAAGGGTAA
- the ubiE gene encoding bifunctional demethylmenaquinone methyltransferase/2-methoxy-6-polyprenyl-1,4-benzoquinol methylase UbiE: MSEKLPHDHIIPYKDSSKNKKVQVAEMFDRIAPKYDFMNRFLSAGIDVGWRKKAIKKLKPDNPKTILDIATGTGDMAILACRILNPDKIEGIDISVQMLELGKKKIEKEGLSNKIRLQIGDSEAINFAPDSFDGGMVAFGVRNFENLEKGLTEIYRVLKPGAQLVVLEFSKPKTWGMKSLYNLYMKIVAPKMAGWVSQNKEAYDYLCESAKAFPERQEFVNILNKSGFSDTSFKPLSLGICCIYTGRKK, translated from the coding sequence ATGTCTGAAAAACTGCCTCACGACCATATTATCCCCTACAAAGATTCCAGTAAAAATAAGAAGGTACAAGTGGCTGAAATGTTTGACCGTATTGCCCCGAAATACGATTTTATGAACCGCTTTTTGTCGGCCGGCATTGATGTGGGCTGGCGCAAAAAAGCGATCAAAAAACTCAAGCCCGACAACCCCAAAACGATACTCGATATTGCGACCGGCACGGGTGATATGGCAATTCTTGCCTGCCGGATCCTGAACCCTGATAAAATTGAGGGAATTGATATTTCTGTACAAATGCTGGAGCTGGGAAAAAAGAAAATTGAAAAAGAAGGACTTAGCAATAAAATTCGCTTACAAATAGGTGATTCTGAGGCAATAAACTTCGCTCCGGATTCGTTTGATGGCGGTATGGTAGCCTTCGGTGTCCGTAACTTTGAAAACCTTGAAAAAGGACTTACAGAAATTTATCGTGTACTGAAACCGGGGGCACAATTAGTCGTACTTGAATTTTCAAAACCAAAAACCTGGGGAATGAAGTCGCTCTACAATTTGTACATGAAAATTGTAGCGCCAAAAATGGCCGGTTGGGTGAGCCAGAATAAAGAAGCATATGATTATTTATGTGAGTCGGCCAAGGCTTTTCCGGAAAGACAGGAGTTTGTAAATATTTTAAATAAATCAGGATTTTCCGATACCTCGTTTAAACCGCTAAGCCTAGGAATATGTTGCATCTACACAGGAAGAAAAAAATGA